The genomic segment TTACAACCATAGGAACTAATTTTAAatacataattaaatcataCGAGAATTAGTGCCTACGGAATCTTCGttatcttttatttaaatatgcaCAAGAATTTTTCAGGTCTTGAAATTTCACTAATTATGTGAAAAAGGGCAGTGTACTAGTGGGCAGTTGACATTAAAAAAGCTTGCATTTAACTTACTCTCGCCAAGTCTTGTGATAATCAAAAGTAAAGATGCTCTTGTGATCTGATTAATGTCTCTATCCACGAGGTGAATTTTCGTTCTCATTCTCATTCTCATTCTCGTGCCGAACCAGTACGGATATATGTATAAACCGCAAGTAAATTCGGTTTCATGCGTTCTAATggataaatttaattttgatgAAGTTAAAAAAGAATAAtgatttgaataaaataaaatttgctcCCTAATGAATCAAATTCAACACAACACAACAcaacacaaaacaaaacatcATTTTAGAATTGAATCCCAAATTGAATTATGAGCCTAATATGATTCAAATAGATTTGTTCTGATTATTTATAATCATTACCtcgtttaataattatttttataatttatgccCTTCCAAAAATTAGATCATAgcaataatatttaatttggaGAATTCGTGAAAGTCAAAGATATTATCATTATTACTTGAAATGGGCCCAGTTGCTGACGAGATAAAGGACTATATGATGGGCCATAGAATCCGTTCTGACTCGGCCCACATTAGTAAATCTCCTCGTGAGGGCATGGACAGATACTCTTccacttaatttttttttaatgatttttgttaaatatttattattttaccctaaaaattaaatactaaCATATATAACCATTCCCAAAATATATCCAACAATTCTGGAAAACCTTACACTGCATTGGATGAAAAGCTCGTGTCGTCGGAATAACCTCCGATCCGATCATATTCTACGAAATAGGCGATTCAAAAGCATGGATATATATGCCCATGTGCATAATAATTCTGCATAGGATCAAAAAGTGTGACTGACTCGGTTTGCACAAACAAACCATGTACGTCTATGCATGCACAATACTCGGAAAAAATAATTCCTAAAAACTcgagagtaggtcttttgtgagacgatctcacgaatctttatctgtgagactggtcaaacctaccgatatttacaataaaaagtaatactcttagcataaaaagtaatattttttcatggatgacccaaataagagatctgtctcacaaaatactatCTACGAGACCTAAGACTCGAACAAACTAGTGGACACTGGACACATTCTTTAAATTCCACAAATAATTAATGAATTGACATTGAAAACAGCTCAGCCAACAGGCAAAGAGACACACCAGCAGGTATTGCCCAGTTCCACTCACAAGATGTGTCATGTAATAAAAGCCttcattgaaataaattttctaaaaatttatatttttgatcCCATTTATATGTTAAGTCAGTCATGACTTAAATGGAAACAGTTAAATTTTAATTGTAatgtttttaacattaatttatCCATATAAGTTATATTAAGTATCAGTGGACTTGATTTATGCAAACAAGAAAATTTTAGAAAACAAGAAAGTGTAAAAGATATAAAGTTAACATACTTTTCTTAATATATACTTCCAAGTTTTCAACCCAACCATGAATTCTATGCAGCCTTTGTATCATGTTCTTTATTGTGTTCATAGCCCGGCCAATATTTGGCTctttttcttgatggatatttcATGGGCGTCGCAAGATGTTATTCTTGTATTTATGCAACACTTTTCTCGACTCGCAAACATTTAATGCAGCATGTTTCTCGAGATCGATTGATGTGATATTCACAAAATATTTAATGCATTATGTTTCGGGAGACCAGCTTATGTTACATTAACAAGATGTTCACGGTGAACATCTCGCAAGCATTTAATGCAACACATTTCTTAAAATCGGCTATGTGAAATTCACATGATGTTCATGTGAATATCTTGTAGCGTCCTTAACAAGATGCGCCTATAATATCATACCTCTcgctctatatatatatatatatatatatataaaagccaTACCCTTATCaactaataattttaaaaataaaattatttatttagaaaactGTATATGAACGCAAAATGTGTTCACACTAAGTATGTATTATATGCATGGAATGGTGATGATAAATTAGACAGTTTGAAATTCACAATGGAGATAATGCCATAATGGGTATCCATCAATCACAAGGAATACATAAACAAATGATTGAAATAAAGATTTAAATGATTTTCTTCCAACACATTGAATTATTCCATATAGTTTTCGGAAATATTCTTGAAATTGTAAGTATGTGGGATGCTTATTTAATTGCCACTGCCCAAGAAAGCATAGATTCTCTTTTGTATGCCGTATATTTAGTTCAGCCCCTCCAACCTCAACGGCTCAGGAAGATTATGGCACGAAAATGCTTGTCAACTCATGGTCCACAAGTTCGGTGAATGTGACACTATTTCCAACTTttctttataaaataaaaatcattctCTCCGTCATAATACAACGTTTACGGTCCGATTCGGAACATATCGAAATGTATTGGACAACGTAAAAAAATCAGATGTAATCGATTTTACGGGTGGATGTTACAATTTTGGACGAAGGTAGATTGAATAAAAGTAGTAATATCCTGTTGTACTGAACTGAGTCATCTTGCAGGGCCACGTAAGGGTGACAGTAGCCCTTCAACCTGGACGATTCAGGGAAATTAGGGGTTGAATGGATGAATTACAACTCTATTTAATAGGCTATATACTTTTTACTGGTTTTGATTCTCCCTTCGCAGATGAAAAGATTGGCTGCTTTGTTCCCTTTTCTTTACATTTCTTTTTCATGGATGCCCccatctctctctctctctctttatTTTTGAGTTCCTAGCTTAGGTAAGGTGCAGCTGTTTTATTCCATTTTCGTCTAACCCATTCGATTATAAATACAGCAAGTCTCCGTTGCTGTTTCTTGCATTACACATAAGTTTGTAGTTTCATTTAACTACACATTGTTAAGCCTCTTGGGAATTTCttggttaatctcttcttcgCCAGAATGAGCTATCCAAATTCGTCAGTGGGCTCCGGTAAGTATCAAGATTCCAtctttcttgaattttttcttGAATGTCAGTGTCATTTGACATTGAAGGGTTGTGGCAAAAGATTTACACTTAAGTGAGTGAAGTCACTCACTCATCACATTTTGAGAATGGGAAACTTCTGCTAGTACAAACCTATCCCACATCCCAAATTTGCCGAGTAAATTTCTTGAACTTGATCGTTAGAAAAGCTGAATTCTTATACAATACTTCTCAGGAAGCAGAACAGCAAGAAAAACATTTGAGTTCGGCAGGACATATGTGGTTAGGCCTAAAGGGAAACACCAAGCTACAATAATTTGGCTGCATGGTCTTGGTGACAATGGCTCCAGGTAAAATCTCTTTTCGTCGATGCTTTTCCTGATCGTCAAGGGCGGTATAGTCATTTCAACTGAATCAAATTGAGATACCAGAAGTACCCTTTTAATCATTTTCTTTTCTGCTATGAAGAACTAGTGAACTCAATGCAGTTCTAAAATATCTCAACTTTATCAAATAGACGAACtttctgtaatttttttttctaccaAGGAAAATGCTTGCTAGTCTAATCAAATTATCTTGGAAACAGAAAGTTGAGGCCTATATTGTTCTATCACTATTCTAAGATGCAAAAGAATAGACAACCTTAAATTAGTATGGGGTAATGTGTCCATACTATGAGGTAAGATTCCACTGGTAATGCAAGGATAAAACAAGCAAAAAGGGTGGATCGCTCCACtcaactgattttttttttaatttccaaTAAACAAATGACACCTCAGAACTTAAACTAGATTTCAATTTTTTCTGTTCTTTGAATTTGTGTAATATTATGGCACATAGGCTTCATTCGTTGTATGTTTCTATGGGACCACCACCACTTGGCTTTCAAAGTTTTACCTCACTTGACAAGCAGAAGAAACGATTTTTGTTGAGAATATTCACAAAATTTGGAATACGCAATtttcttgttatttttttaacatgCTTATCTTTTTCCAACCATGGCAAATTCAACTTCATCTCTACTACTTGTTATTCTTACCTCTTTCTCAGTTAAATTTAACTTGTGAAGTGAAAAGTGTCTTTTATCAACGGTTAGATATTACCTATTTCAAAAGATAATGCAAATGCTAAAAGTATATGCAGATTTAAGATAGACGTGTGCTCTTAAGCACCTTGCAATATTAAGAATAATATCAGTGATCTTTTTCTACATTTGTTTCCGCAGTTGGTCGCAACAATTGGAGAATCTTCCTCTCCCGAATGTAAGCCTCAGTTTCTCGAAACATCATAAATTCTGTTATGCATGAAGGTGTCTACTACATTTTGCTGCGACTAAATCGAAACCATTTTTCAAGAGTTCAATGcattgtttaaaatttatgatGCAGATAAAATGGATATGCCCTACTGCCCCAACTCGCCCTGTGGCTATACTTGGAGGATTTCCTTGTACTGCATGTAAGCTAAATAAGTAATGAGATATTCGAGTTCGGCTTAATGgatacatttatttaaaaagTGACTTCTCAGGGTTTGATGTGGGAGAGCTTTCTGAAGATGGTCCAGATGATTTTGAAGGTTTAGATGCTTCAACAGCACATATAGCTAACTTGTTGTCTACAGAGCCTGCTGACAgtaattttctttaattttcaaatccTTATTCTACATTTTAGCACATAGGACTTGTTTTTTGATGGAGAAATAACTGACGTGAGCAGTACCAGCTCAAATTGTATCAGTGCCTGAATTGCATGTACTCATACAGACACCACATTTATCATTTCGTTTATGTGCTTAGATCATGCAATTCGATAGGCTTATCATAGTCTTCAAAACATGGCATTGGATGCGCTTATGGTAATCCTGGTTTACGGTGTATTGCAGTTAAACTTGGCATTGGAGGCTTTAGTATGGGTGCTGCAACTGCTCTCTATTCTGCTACTTGTTTCGCTCTGGGAAAATATGGAAATGGCAGCCCATACCCGGTTAACCTGAGGGCTATTGTTGGTCTGAGCGGTTGGCTTCCCTGTTTTAGGTTGGGGTTTCTACTATGCTTCTTCTCAgccatataaattttaaaatcttggaTCAGATAAATAACCAAAGCACATTCACCATTATCACATATCACACTAAGTTCAAAAAGTAGGACAAATACCCGAATCTCTGTTTCTTCTTAGCTTCGTTCGTGATCAAAATCTTGGATCATTCGTTGTTGCAGGAGTGTGAGACATAAGATTGAGGGGTCCCATGAGGCTGGAAGACGTGCTTCATATCTGCCAATATTGCTCTCCCATGGACTTTGTATGTCTTGCTTTTCGTTAAAAGCATCTAACATTACTTAACATTTGTTAGATCCCATGCCAAACATGGCCAATCTTTCCCAATATCTTACACATTTTGCACATTATCTTGTGTATGATGTTGCGTCGGTGTATGTATGCCTTATACAGCAACCTGTATGGCATAACAATCGAATCACATAGTTTTGTTGTGTATCAACAGATAATCTTACAAATTAGCACATTAACCTCGTTGGATTCTTGGACAGGTGATGAAGTGGTTCCTTACAAATATGGGGAGAGGTCCTATCATACATTAAGCCAAGCTGGATTTCGAAATCTAGAATTTAAATCATATGACGGGTATGTAAGACTTTCTTCTTCTCACTCATATTCAGTTATCTTAGCAACAACTTACCATTTTAGTTTTATCGCTGTTTAGGATCGGTCATTATACCGTGCCTAAGGAGTTGGACGAGGTCAGCAATTGGTTACATACAAGGTTGGGACTTTAGGATTCAAACTGCGAACTTGGCACAAGAAAAGTTGATGAAAGGCGAAAAACAAGGAACAGACAAATTGGCCTGCAGAGTGATAGAAGTTCCATATCAATCCATTACAGTTTTGACTCTTTAAATAAAGTTTTTCAGTTGTTGATCTTTATTTCATCCTGTATACTACTAACATATGATTTGGATTGGCTATTTTGTTGGTGATAGTGTGTTGTTTCTGTAATAAATCTATATGGTTTTCGGCATATTTTAATGGATGTATGTGTATGTATATCTTCTTTCTTTCCTCACATGTAGACAACATTTTCTGCAGCATATAAAAGCAGCTGGCACTAAAAATGGGAGAGTAATAGTAAGACAACTGCTAagtgttaagattggaacttggacctaactcaacctcaaaagctagctcaaggagggaggattgtccaagcccatGTATAAAACTCTCAGATCATTTAttcaaccgatgtgggacaattaacacacCTCTCTCACGCCCAtggaatgaacatctggagcgtggagtttacaaatgacccaattatgaCCAGAATGGGTGGCCTAATTATAGGctgtccaacacataacggtagAACCCGGGCtttgataccatgttaagattggaacttggacctaactcaacctcaagagctagcttttgaggttgagttaggtccaaattCCAATCTTTAACACTAAGCAACCATAAATGATATGACTAAACTGGAAAAAGAGTTTCAAACCAATGTCCAACAATATCTAGCAGAGTTCAATATAAGTTCAAACATATCTTATGTTATAACGAATCTACATCGGTATATCAAACTTCGTTATCTGTGTTGTTCTGAAGATGAACACGTAAAATATTACGAATGAAACAATGAAGTCAAACATGGTGAAGCTATGGTATGCAAAAATTTATTTGTGCAAAACTTGGAAGGAATAATAATAGAAAACGTAAATGTTATAAAAAGTGAAACATATTATAACTGAACGAAAACCAAATTATACAGATGCAAAGGAAACTATGCCCACGAAATTGGAAAACAATGAAAAGGGAGGAAGCTTCCTctcaaacaaaaaatatatatccaaaTGAAACGACTCAACAATGCAAGAAAGCGACAACAAATGTAACAACATTAATGTCCATATCAATAACCAAACTACTCGTTCTGTCCAGCATTGCGGTTCAAGCCTAACGTATTTTTCACCGCATTCGTCGTCCCCTTCGCCATCTCCTTCACCTGATCACCGGTGTTCTGGAGAAATCCACCGGTTTTCTCCTTGCCAGCTTCGGCTGTTTCCTTCCCGGATTCCGCCGCTCCAGAAGTATTATCCTTGGTGGCATGAGTTGCCCCGCAGGTCTTCTCCTTGGCAGCACCCGTAGTTTCATCAGTCTTCTCCTTGGTGGCCTGGCCTGCGCCGACAACCTTGTCCTTGGCCGCCTGAGAAGTTTCCCACGTCTTGTCCTTGGTGGCTTGACCTGCACCAAAAACCTTGTCCTTGGCTGCTTGAGCCGTTTCGGTAACCTTGTCTTTGGCGGCGGTGAAGAAGTTTCCAGTGTTCTCTTTGGCTCCATTAGTCTGGTCCTTCACAGTGTCGACTCCATGTCCAATCTTCTCCTGTAACATACATTCACATGTTGAAGCTTATTATAACCTGAAACTTGTAACTCTAAATCTCGCAAGCCAAATaagtttaaaacaaaaaaataaacaaccaTGAATAATATTACACCAAACTACATATCAT from the Primulina tabacum isolate GXHZ01 chromosome 16, ASM2559414v2, whole genome shotgun sequence genome contains:
- the LOC142529203 gene encoding uncharacterized protein LOC142529203 isoform X2: MDELQLYLIGYILFTGFDSPFADEKIGCFVPFSLHFFFMDAPISLSLSLFLRSRTARKTFEFGRTYVVRPKGKHQATIIWLHGLGDNGSSWSQQLENLPLPNIKWICPTAPTRPVAILGGFPCTAWFDVGELSEDGPDDFEGLDASTAHIANLLSTEPADIKLGIGGFSMGAATALYSATCFALGKYGNGSPYPVNLRAIVGLSGWLPCFRSVRHKIEGSHEAGRRASYLPILLSHGLCDEVVPYKYGERSYHTLSQAGFRNLEFKSYDGIGHYTVPKELDEVSNWLHTRLGL
- the LOC142529203 gene encoding uncharacterized protein LOC142529203 isoform X1 — protein: MSYPNSSVGSGSRTARKTFEFGRTYVVRPKGKHQATIIWLHGLGDNGSSWSQQLENLPLPNIKWICPTAPTRPVAILGGFPCTAWFDVGELSEDGPDDFEGLDASTAHIANLLSTEPADIKLGIGGFSMGAATALYSATCFALGKYGNGSPYPVNLRAIVGLSGWLPCFRSVRHKIEGSHEAGRRASYLPILLSHGLCDEVVPYKYGERSYHTLSQAGFRNLEFKSYDGIGHYTVPKELDEVSNWLHTRLGL
- the LOC142529425 gene encoding uncharacterized protein LOC142529425 → MASNDQVNYKAGETKGQAQEKIGHGVDAVKGNVEGGKDNTGNFFTTAKDKVTEAAQATKDKVTGAGQATKDKAAETTQATKDKVSGGDEKIGHGVDTVKDQTNGAKENTGNFFTAAKDKVTETAQAAKDKVFGAGQATKDKTWETSQAAKDKVVGAGQATKEKTDETTGAAKEKTCGATHATKDNTSGAAESGKETAEAGKEKTGGFLQNTGDQVKEMAKGTTNAVKNTLGLNRNAGQNE